In the genome of Planctomycetota bacterium, one region contains:
- the ffh gene encoding signal recognition particle protein produces the protein MFESLTERLKTALRAFTSRGQLNEKNIAEGLREVRAALLEADVNYKVARDFIERVQQRAVGQEVIRSVTPGQQIVKIVYDELTQLMGPVDPTIPTNDNRPTVIMLCGLQGHGKTTTAGKLALYLRKKGRKPLLVAADLQRPAAVDQLEQVGAQAGIPVFTDRTASPPRVCKKSLRYAEENNLNTVILDTAGRLHVDHAMMAEVREIAERVEPDQILLVCNAQTGQDAVTSAAEFNRQLELDGIILTMLDGDARGGAALSVKAITGKPIKFVGLGEKLDALEEFRPERMADRILGMGDVRTLVEKAQETIDRDQAIDFQKKLRDASFTLEDFVRQLEQVRKMGPIKSLLKMLPFGDKLGGMEEVDEKDFDQIQAIIYSMTPQERAHPDVIDHSRRRRIAAGSGTQPHDVNGLLKQFRQMQKMMKQMRRRGRGMLGFGG, from the coding sequence ATGTTTGAATCCCTCACCGAGCGCCTGAAGACGGCCCTGCGCGCCTTCACCTCGCGCGGCCAGCTCAACGAGAAGAACATCGCCGAGGGCCTGCGCGAGGTGCGCGCCGCGCTCCTCGAGGCCGACGTCAACTACAAGGTTGCGCGCGACTTCATCGAGCGCGTGCAGCAGCGGGCCGTGGGCCAGGAGGTCATCCGCTCGGTCACGCCCGGCCAGCAGATCGTCAAGATCGTCTACGACGAGCTCACGCAGCTCATGGGCCCGGTGGACCCCACGATCCCCACGAACGACAACCGGCCGACCGTGATCATGCTCTGCGGCCTCCAGGGCCACGGCAAGACCACCACGGCCGGCAAGCTGGCCCTCTACCTGCGCAAGAAGGGGCGCAAACCGCTGCTCGTGGCGGCCGACCTCCAGCGCCCCGCCGCCGTGGACCAGCTCGAACAGGTGGGCGCCCAGGCCGGCATCCCCGTGTTCACCGACCGCACCGCCTCGCCGCCGCGCGTGTGCAAGAAGAGCCTCCGCTACGCCGAAGAGAACAACCTCAACACCGTCATCCTCGACACCGCCGGCCGCCTGCACGTGGACCACGCCATGATGGCCGAGGTGCGCGAGATCGCCGAGCGGGTCGAGCCCGACCAGATCCTGCTCGTGTGCAACGCGCAGACGGGCCAGGACGCCGTGACCAGCGCCGCCGAGTTCAACCGCCAGCTCGAGCTGGACGGCATCATCCTCACCATGCTGGACGGCGACGCGCGGGGCGGCGCGGCCCTGAGCGTCAAGGCCATCACCGGCAAGCCGATCAAGTTCGTCGGCCTCGGCGAGAAGCTCGACGCCCTCGAGGAATTCCGCCCCGAGCGCATGGCCGACCGCATCCTGGGCATGGGCGACGTGCGCACCCTGGTCGAGAAGGCCCAGGAGACCATTGACCGTGACCAGGCGATCGACTTCCAGAAGAAGCTGCGCGACGCCAGCTTCACCCTCGAGGACTTCGTGCGCCAGCTCGAGCAGGTGCGCAAGATGGGCCCCATCAAGAGCCTGCTCAAGATGCTGCCCTTCGGCGACAAGCTGGGCGGCATGGAGGAGGTGGACGAGAAGGACTTCGACCAGATCCAGGCGATCATCTACTCGATGACGCCGCAGGAGCGCGCGCACCCCGACGTGATTGACCACAGCCGGCGCCGCCGCATCGCGGCCGGCTCCGGCACCCAGCCGCACGACGTGAACGGGCTGCTCAAGCAGTTCCGCCAGATGCAGAAGATGATGAAGCAGATGCGCCGCCGCGGCCGTGGCATGCTCGGCTTCGGCGGCTAA
- the murA gene encoding UDP-N-acetylglucosamine 1-carboxyvinyltransferase, whose protein sequence is MDRLVVQGGARLKGTVRVNGAKNSVLPIMAATLLAEGPSVIEGAPDVRDVRTLLQVLQVLGVKGERAKNGTLRLEVVDETPVLAPYRLVCQMRASICVLGPLLARRHKVRVSLPGGCVIGVRPIDLHRKGIEALGARTRIQRGYVVAEGARLHGASVFLGGPFGSTVLGTDNTMMTATLARGLTTIEGAACEPEVVDLAEFLNKMGAAIEGAGSPVIRIRGVRRLHGARHKVIPDRIEAATFMIAAAMTRGDVTVENVRTEHLGAVIDILRKAGVKVTAYDSACRVVGPKVLKPVDVTTLPYPGVPTDVQAQLMALLCLANGISVVTEKIYPDRFMHVAELQRMGADLRKEGPAVIVNGGRRLSGAEVMASDLRAGACLVLAGLVAKGETKVRRIYHLDRGYERIEERLQALGAEIYRDDDGEEAPNKPKGAAGGGDV, encoded by the coding sequence GTGGACAGGCTGGTCGTGCAAGGTGGTGCGAGGCTGAAGGGCACCGTGCGGGTGAACGGGGCGAAGAACTCCGTTCTGCCCATCATGGCGGCCACGCTGCTGGCCGAGGGGCCGTCGGTGATCGAGGGCGCGCCCGACGTGCGCGACGTGCGCACCCTGCTCCAGGTGCTCCAGGTGCTGGGCGTGAAGGGCGAGCGGGCGAAGAACGGCACGCTGCGCCTCGAGGTGGTGGACGAGACCCCGGTGCTGGCCCCCTACCGGCTCGTGTGCCAGATGCGCGCCTCGATCTGCGTGCTCGGGCCGCTGCTGGCCCGGCGGCACAAGGTGCGCGTGTCGCTGCCGGGCGGCTGTGTGATCGGCGTGCGGCCCATTGACCTGCACCGCAAGGGCATCGAGGCCCTGGGCGCCCGCACCCGCATCCAGCGCGGCTACGTGGTCGCCGAGGGCGCCAGGCTGCACGGCGCCAGCGTGTTCCTCGGCGGGCCGTTCGGCTCCACCGTGCTAGGCACCGACAACACGATGATGACCGCCACGCTGGCCCGCGGGCTCACCACCATCGAGGGCGCCGCGTGCGAGCCCGAGGTGGTGGACCTGGCCGAGTTCCTCAACAAGATGGGCGCGGCCATCGAGGGCGCCGGCTCGCCCGTCATCCGCATCCGCGGCGTGCGCCGCCTCCACGGCGCCCGCCACAAGGTGATCCCCGACCGCATCGAGGCCGCCACCTTCATGATCGCCGCCGCCATGACGCGCGGCGATGTCACCGTCGAGAACGTCCGCACCGAACACCTCGGCGCCGTCATTGACATCCTGCGCAAGGCGGGCGTCAAGGTCACGGCCTACGACAGCGCCTGCCGTGTGGTGGGCCCGAAGGTGCTCAAGCCGGTGGATGTGACGACGCTGCCCTATCCCGGCGTGCCGACCGACGTGCAGGCCCAGCTCATGGCCCTGCTGTGCCTGGCCAACGGCATCAGCGTGGTGACCGAGAAAATCTACCCCGACCGCTTCATGCACGTGGCCGAGCTGCAACGCATGGGCGCCGACCTGCGCAAGGAGGGCCCGGCGGTGATCGTCAACGGCGGCCGCCGGCTGTCGGGCGCCGAGGTGATGGCCTCGGACCTGCGGGCGGGCGCCTGCCTGGTGCTGGCCGGCCTGGTGGCCAAGGGCGAGACCAAGGTGCGGCGCATCTACCACCTCGACCGCGGCTACGAGCGGATCGAGGAGCGCCTCCAGGCCCTTGGCGCCGAGATCTACCGCGACGACGACGGCGAGGAGGCTCCCAACAAGCCCAAGGGCGCGGCGGGGGGCGGCGATGTTTGA
- the prmC gene encoding peptide chain release factor N(5)-glutamine methyltransferase: MDGHAAQRGQAWTVQALLQWTTRFFETKGIESARLDSELLLAHALGWKRIDLYAHYDHVPSGEGLARFRAMVKERGRRVPTRYLTGTCEFYSIPLAVTPAVLIPRPETELLVERALAVLAKDAAATVADLGTGSGAIAIAVAAHRPLARVVATDASAEALAVARANAERHGLAGAIEFRLGEWFAALAPGTLFDAVLSNPPYVAAGDLAAAMPEVRDHEPRLALDGGADGLDALRAIVAGAAAWLRPGGWLVVEIGAGQAQSVARLAADAGLYEAVQVAPDYAGIPRIASMRKPG, from the coding sequence ATGGACGGCCACGCGGCGCAACGAGGCCAGGCCTGGACGGTTCAGGCGCTGCTCCAGTGGACGACGCGGTTCTTTGAAACCAAGGGCATCGAGAGCGCGCGGCTCGACAGCGAGCTGCTGCTGGCCCACGCCCTGGGCTGGAAGCGGATTGACCTCTACGCCCACTACGACCACGTGCCGAGCGGCGAGGGGCTGGCCCGCTTCCGCGCGATGGTGAAGGAGCGGGGCCGCCGCGTGCCGACGCGGTACCTCACGGGCACGTGCGAGTTCTACTCGATCCCGCTCGCCGTGACGCCCGCGGTGCTGATCCCGCGCCCCGAGACCGAGCTGCTCGTGGAGCGGGCGCTCGCGGTGTTGGCGAAGGACGCCGCCGCGACGGTGGCCGACCTGGGCACGGGCAGCGGGGCCATCGCCATCGCGGTGGCGGCCCACAGGCCGCTCGCCCGCGTGGTGGCCACCGACGCCTCGGCCGAGGCCCTCGCCGTCGCCCGGGCCAACGCCGAGCGGCACGGGCTGGCCGGCGCCATCGAGTTCCGCCTGGGCGAGTGGTTCGCCGCGCTCGCGCCGGGCACGCTCTTCGATGCCGTGCTGAGCAACCCGCCCTATGTGGCGGCCGGCGACCTCGCGGCGGCGATGCCCGAGGTGCGCGACCACGAGCCGCGCCTGGCGCTCGACGGCGGCGCCGACGGCCTGGACGCCTTGCGGGCGATCGTGGCCGGGGCGGCGGCGTGGCTGCGGCCGGGCGGGTGGCTCGTCGTGGAGATCGGCGCCGGCCAGGCGCAGAGCGTGGCGCGGCTGGCGGCGGATGCGGGACTGTACGAGGCCGTGCAGGTGGCGCCCGACTATGCGGGCATCCCCCGCATCGCCTCGATGAGGAAACCGGGTTGA
- the rpsP gene encoding 30S ribosomal protein S16, with protein MRLRLKRLGRKNRPYYRIAAFDARSPRDGRALDEDLGRYDPLEPDNSKKVTLNRERIVAWLDKGAQPTAAVAAILKKNGIYA; from the coding sequence GTGAGACTCAGACTGAAGCGACTCGGGCGCAAGAACCGGCCCTACTACCGCATCGCCGCCTTTGACGCGCGCTCGCCGCGCGACGGCCGCGCGCTCGACGAGGACCTGGGCCGCTACGACCCGCTCGAGCCCGACAACAGCAAGAAGGTGACGCTCAACCGCGAGCGCATCGTCGCCTGGCTGGACAAGGGCGCGCAGCCCACGGCCGCCGTGGCCGCCATTCTGAAGAAGAACGGCATCTACGCCTAG
- the trmD gene encoding tRNA (guanosine(37)-N1)-methyltransferase TrmD: protein MRIDVLTLFPGMFRGFLDESILRLARENGLVEVRLWDIRDFAEDKHRKVDDRPYGGGPGMVMMPGPVFAAAEAADAAAQPPARKLLLSPQGRTFTQAVARELAAEPRLMLVCGRYEGFDERIHQGLGAEEISIGDYVLAGGEAAAMVILEAVVRLLPGALGDPESALLESFEGGSLDYPQYTRPPVFRGMAVPDVLLSGHHERVRQWRAERARERTLRRRPDLAGAGASPATEQKGRRP from the coding sequence ATGCGGATTGACGTGCTCACCCTCTTCCCGGGCATGTTCCGGGGCTTCCTCGACGAGAGCATCCTGCGCCTCGCGCGCGAGAACGGCCTGGTCGAGGTGCGCCTGTGGGACATTCGGGACTTCGCCGAGGACAAGCACCGCAAGGTGGACGATCGCCCGTACGGCGGCGGCCCGGGCATGGTGATGATGCCGGGCCCGGTCTTCGCCGCGGCGGAGGCTGCCGACGCCGCCGCGCAGCCGCCGGCCCGCAAGCTCCTCCTCAGCCCCCAGGGCCGCACCTTCACCCAGGCCGTGGCGCGCGAGCTCGCGGCCGAGCCGCGCCTGATGCTCGTGTGCGGCCGCTACGAGGGCTTCGACGAGCGCATCCACCAGGGCCTCGGCGCCGAGGAAATCTCCATCGGCGACTACGTGCTCGCCGGCGGCGAGGCCGCGGCCATGGTGATCCTCGAGGCCGTCGTCCGCCTCCTCCCCGGCGCTCTGGGCGACCCCGAGTCGGCCCTCCTCGAATCCTTCGAGGGCGGCTCGCTCGATTACCCGCAATACACCCGGCCGCCCGTCTTCCGCGGGATGGCCGTGCCCGACGTGCTCCTGTCGGGCCACCACGAACGCGTCCGCCAGTGGCGCGCCGAGCGCGCGCGCGAGCGGACTCTCCGCCGCCGCCCCGATCTGGCCGGGGCCGGCGCGTCACCAGCCACCGAGCAGAAAGGACGCCGTCCATGA